The Bacteroidota bacterium genome contains a region encoding:
- a CDS encoding acyl carrier protein has translation MQNVNLRIYRIIRELGGEKETIQPRARLKEDIGFDSFDLCCFLNSVEYRCNVIFNKTETTKFKTVGNIVDYVSSISN, from the coding sequence ATGCAAAACGTAAATCTCAGAATTTATAGAATAATCAGGGAACTTGGAGGAGAAAAAGAAACCATTCAACCAAGAGCAAGGCTTAAAGAGGATATAGGTTTTGATTCTTTTGACTTATGTTGCTTTTTAAATTCAGTTGAATACAGATGTAATGTAATTTTTAACAAAACAGAAACAACAAAATTTAAAACTGTTGGCAATATTGTTGACTACGTTTCTTCAATTTCTAATTAG
- a CDS encoding gliding motility-associated C-terminal domain-containing protein encodes MKQLIKILILWIIVLPLFAQNEANIWYFGENAGIDFGSGHPVALTNGKLNTKEGCASISNISGKLLFYTDGRTVYNRNHVPMSNGSSLHGHYSSSQSAIIIPKPNSNTIYFIFTVDALAGAYGLCYSEVDMTLAGGLGDITSNKNIALVTPTCEKITALKHANDKDIWVITHEWGTSNFFAYIVTPSGVNTTAVISNVGTAITGDHANSAGYLRSSHDGRKIVSANWNIGNIEIFDFNKSTGILSNPLTHGNFQNYGPYGIEFSPNNRFLYITEGWGNNLYQYDLEAGSDNQIIKSRVKIATYSGYFGAIQIARDGKIYVAEDQNKYLGVINCPNKKGIECNFVTNGFHLNGKESSFGLPTFISTPLFSSFSYKGECIGDSTYFQFGGSKADSILWNFGEPASGSENISTLDNPAHLYQSEKTFTVTVKAYYGGITTSNLKNISIHSIPEIDLGKDTSLCLGSFTILDVSFPNSSYLWQDGSVRSTYIASDSGLYYVKVTNDCGSTSDSIILSFTDCSCNLFIPNAFSPNDDDKNEVFIPITNCNISNYKLLIFNNWGEQIFESVNINEGWNGNYNTQKSPEGVYFYILTANIHGISHEKRFGRFKLIR; translated from the coding sequence ATGAAGCAATTAATAAAAATATTAATTCTATGGATTATTGTTTTACCGTTATTTGCTCAAAATGAAGCAAATATTTGGTATTTCGGTGAAAATGCAGGAATTGATTTCGGGAGTGGTCATCCCGTTGCTTTAACAAACGGAAAATTAAATACAAAAGAAGGTTGTGCATCAATTTCTAATATAAGTGGAAAATTACTTTTTTATACAGACGGAAGAACAGTTTATAATAGAAATCATGTACCAATGAGTAATGGAAGCTCATTACATGGACATTATTCAAGTTCTCAATCAGCGATAATAATACCTAAACCAAATTCAAATACCATTTATTTCATTTTTACTGTTGATGCATTAGCAGGAGCTTATGGTTTATGTTATTCAGAGGTTGACATGACGTTAGCAGGAGGACTTGGAGATATAACTTCTAACAAAAACATTGCATTAGTTACTCCTACTTGCGAAAAAATTACAGCATTAAAGCATGCTAACGATAAAGATATTTGGGTAATTACACATGAATGGGGAACAAGTAATTTTTTTGCATACATTGTTACTCCTTCCGGTGTAAACACAACAGCAGTAATAAGTAATGTGGGAACAGCAATTACAGGCGATCATGCAAACTCAGCCGGATATTTAAGGTCTTCACATGATGGAAGAAAAATTGTTTCAGCAAACTGGAATATTGGAAATATTGAAATATTTGACTTTAATAAATCAACAGGTATTTTATCAAATCCTTTAACACATGGTAATTTTCAAAATTACGGACCTTATGGTATTGAATTTTCCCCCAATAACAGATTTCTATATATAACAGAAGGATGGGGAAACAATTTATATCAATATGACCTTGAAGCAGGCTCAGACAACCAAATAATAAAATCAAGGGTAAAAATTGCTACTTATTCAGGATATTTTGGAGCTATTCAAATAGCACGCGATGGGAAAATTTATGTTGCAGAAGATCAAAATAAATATCTGGGTGTAATAAATTGCCCCAACAAAAAAGGAATTGAATGTAATTTTGTAACAAACGGATTTCACTTGAATGGAAAAGAATCAAGCTTCGGATTACCAACATTTATTTCTACACCATTGTTTTCCTCATTTAGTTACAAAGGTGAGTGCATCGGTGATTCTACATATTTTCAGTTTGGAGGCTCAAAGGCAGACTCTATTCTTTGGAATTTCGGTGAGCCTGCTTCCGGTTCAGAAAACATTTCAACACTTGACAATCCTGCTCATCTTTATCAAAGTGAAAAGACCTTTACTGTTACTGTTAAGGCTTATTATGGAGGAATTACTACAAGTAATTTAAAAAACATTAGTATTCATTCCATTCCTGAAATAGATTTGGGTAAAGATACTTCACTTTGTTTAGGAAGCTTTACAATACTTGATGTTTCCTTTCCAAATAGCTCGTATTTATGGCAAGACGGATCAGTTCGCTCAACTTATATTGCTTCAGATTCAGGACTTTATTACGTAAAAGTTACAAATGATTGCGGATCAACAAGCGATTCAATTATATTATCTTTTACAGATTGCTCATGTAATTTATTTATTCCCAATGCCTTTTCTCCCAATGATGATGATAAAAATGAAGTTTTTATTCCTATAACTAACTGTAACATCAGTAATTACAAATTATTAATTTTTAATAATTGGGGAGAACAAATATTTGAATCAGTAAATATTAATGAAGGCTGGAATGGAAATTATAATACTCAAAAATCCCCTGAAGGAGTTTATTTTTATATTCTTACAGCTAATATTCACGGCATTTCACATGAAAAAAGATTTGGTCGTTTTAAGTTGATAAGATAA